agagacattcaACTTTTCAGACATCCTAttaccactgctgtgaacaattctgactctgtaagtttctttacaatggagAATTTCACGTGAAACCATTCTAAGTGATTTCTTaagcatttaattatacagacatttagCAAAATCTGTTCAATTTGAAGAATGTGAAAAAGTATAGACTATAAAACTTCTGATTTTGAAGTAACATTTTAGTAACAAAATATAGCTTGGTgtcaaaatacatgtttaaaaagtaaaatcgACCctcgtttttttgtttgtacatCTTTTTGGCCTTGGTCCATCCcaaacattgcactttggcCCCTCAAGAGAAAAAGCTTTGGCACCTCAGTCTAAAGTCTTTTGCTTATAAGCGTCACAAGGGCATGTTACGTGGCCACCAAATTTAGTATTTGTCACTATGACCATGAAATTGTGTCATCTAACTTATTAAACATGCCTACAGAGCAAAATCACACTTTCTGATTGTACCAACTGAGGCTGAACTGATATAATCTATGTGCTTGAATAATACATTTAGGACCTTGCAGCTTGTCTAAAAGAGAGAAGGTTGCATTGATTGACTTAAGCACCTTTGCCGATCTGTGCCTGTAGAGAGTGGATGGATATAGTGTATAAATTGTGTGCCAGTTTGACCAAAGAGCCATTATTTTCTTGCATTTGCTGGCTGTTTCTCCTctaaaagttcatgatgaacagacattttGGGGCCATTAAAAATTTCTCCTAGGGGTTTTGCTCCCAGAACCCCAAAACAGACTTATCTATCAAGGAAGCCCCTCCTTATGTTTAAATGCAAAGTAAATTTGTCTTTAAGACAAATGCAAGCACAAAAGTATTTGcgaaagaaaaataatttttttaaatatcccaaaacaaattatttttagCAGCAGCAAGGTTTCAGCATGTGCTTATCTTCTTCAGTTCTGCATCTCAGAATAAAAGAATGTAGAATAGAAGTTGAAACTGATTTGTTTAACACTTTTTGTGTCTGCATGTTTGTTATATTGCAGTTTGGTGTCTTCGCTATTATTATAAATTGTGGAAAATAATCTGAATGAGAAAAACCTTCTGTGAGTATGTTTGTCCAAACTTGTACCATTGCTCTACAAGTGCAGTGTTTTTCACTGTCAGTAATGGAAGACTACACAGCTTGGGCTTTACCCTGCTGCATTACCGCTTATTTATTTCATCAACTCATTCTTGAAGTCTTTCTAAGTTGTCTATGTGCGTAGAAGCAAAGAAAGTCGTCtgcactgctgtagtttttccAGGTTTGCAAGCAGGGAATACTGGACTAGTACTTTAGTCAGAGATACACTGCCACACTGCAGGATGTTGTTGCAAAGACAGCTTTGAAAAGTGGTGTATGTGTGGACCATGTGACTGTTCCTCATAAATCCACTAGAGGGATCTCCTGCCATGCCAAGTGACTGCTCAACTGATGCAATAGTGCAATAACTAATTCTTGATAGATTCAtttagagtccagacctaaaaaACAATTCAGAATTTTAATTCAAAAGACTAAACTTCAGCTGAATAAGTACAAGCACTGTTTAATGGTCCAGTAATTTTACTATATTTGGGCTGtatgatatggacaaaataccatATTGTAACAATGTTGTTGTATTTTGGGAATGTGATGTAACTTAAACACCTTGATGTGACTAGGTTTAAATGAACATGCAttattttggccattttttccattttggatcATATGAATTCTTGATTTCTTCAAAACACCTACAGAAACTCGTCTGGAACATTGTTCTGGATGCTCATAGAACAGTGAAAACATTTCTGATTTATTAAAgggttcatttgcatatggcaATCTTATATTAACATTGCAAAAATTATACTGCAATAACAGTTAACAGGAAATATGTTGTACAGCTCTAGATTACCTATACAGATTCAACCAGGCTAAAAGCTGAATGCAGTAAACGGTGGTAGGAGTACATAACACAGTAAATCTGAAATCCTGAGGGAGAAATGTGAATAAAAGGAATTTTCTCTAGCTGTAAAAAATTCAGGGAACTTGGACTTGGTCTGTATCGTGAAAATGctaaatcatatttacatgttaaatttaaatgtaaatattttaagttTTCCAAAGGTATGATCATATGGGAAAATACAGCACTATGCAAAAGTCTTAAGCCATGTgagaaaataatgaataaatgtatgtatttatctTGGTAAGCACTTTATCTaacaaggattttttttttaacacaaacattacagtaaaaacaactaaataatacattaatatgCTCATCTTAAAGTCCAGCATTTACACTTATCATCCAATAACTGCTTCAGCTAATCAGTCCTCCATCAatttatggaaactaagctgcaagaACAGCCCATATTGAATTAAttgtctttgtgatgtcacaaaaaccatcTATTCAGACATAGCCCCACCCATTGACTTTGATCTTATGAGGAGTTTTTTCAGCCCAAACTACTTTTTTAGTGACAGAAAAACCTCAGCATCTCCCCTTGTTTTACTTCAGTGGTGTGGACCCCCACAGCACCACCACAGAGGAGGTATTATTTatatggtggatcattctcagcactgtagtgacactgacatgtagGCTGTATATTTTTGCTTGGTTGATTATTTTGCTAGCCCAGCAGTGGcattaactccagcagcactgctgtgtctgatccacccataccagcgcaacacacaccaacacgcCACCACCGTCACTGCAGTGCCAATGAGTGAGAAtaattcaccacccaaataataactgctctgtggtggttctgtaggggtcctgaccattgaagaacagggtgaatgGGGGCTAGCAAAGTACGCAGTGAAACTGAaggtctacagtctgtaattgtagaactacaaagtgcaattATATGGTAAGATGGTAAGTGGaggtgataaaatggacagtgagaatagaaacaaggaggtgcttttaatgttattttttatgttttcaacaaatatttttttcttctcactaGTTTATGGCTGTCTCAAGACTTTTGTATAGCACTATATAATtaatatgtatacatatgtgCCATATATTAGACAAAATTGGCTCTATGATACAAattttttctctcagtctctttcaGTTGCGGAAGAAGTTTGGGCCAAAAACCACCCCAATCACACAGCCCAAGACAAAAAGCAACCAGAATACCACCACCAGCATCTGCACACACAACAGGCTTCTCCTGTGGCTCCTCAGCACTACTGCTCTGCCCTCCATGGGCTCTGGTGAGCTCGACCCCTCGCCCATCTGCTCCACCCGGAGGCTGACGGTGGGTAAGATGATGAAGCGGGTGTCACGTGACTCCAGAGAAAGGATGACCCTCTGCGTCACGGTGGTCAGCCGAGTGGACACAGATACAGGTAGCCGGAAAGTAACAGGTGGGAGCTGAGCGAGGATACGGGAGTTGCAGGGGAGAGACTGTGCATCGCCACCCTCTAGTGGTGTGGAGTGGCGGCACAGGGGACAGGAGATTGAGGGAGGGCTGTGGGGGTCAGGTGGGTGGAGTGGGGACAACTGGATGTTATCGAGACATTCGGTGCAGAAGACATGGAGGCACTCCAGCATGCGCGGAAGCTTGCGGTACTGGTCATATTCCTGATAACACACAGGGCACTCCACCTCAGGGGAGTCCCCACCAGTGGAGGCCTCATCCTGGGCTGATGTCACCCCTGAGGCTGGGGCTTGTGACATGGAGCGGAGAAGGTTAATGGAGAGAAGATACAGTTGCACAGCTGGGAAAGCTAAAGGGAACGCTGTTACACCTGCAAAGAAAAAGGTTATTATTACAGCAGCATCTACACTAGCAATCGAAAGGGTGGAATCCCTGTTCAAAAAGTTGGAAACTCATTGAAATCAACggtttcaataatataaaaccaacttgtttgcagataaatgtataaaatgcttTAGCACGCAAGTCTTGTGCAACTTTATCAACTACAAATTATTAGTAGGAAGCTCTATAAAACGaaatatttttagatatttgcAGAATAATAAACATAGCTGTAGATGATTTTAAAATAACTAAGAAAGCTGTGTAACTTTAAGAGTAAAGGTGTGatggtgatcaaatctcaaggcCATTAACCCTTTTTCACTGCAGCTATTTCCAGCTGTTTTGGAGGTTCCTCATTTGAAGTCCTTAAAGGTAAGCAAGCAAGTCAACACTTATAAATGTGTATTAATTGTGCTTAGATgtagttttattgttattgttgcagTTGTACACAATGTGTTCATATGAAGAATGTTACAGTTGTGATGTCCTTCTTATCTCGGCTTGGCTATATTTCTGGAGAGGTATGAATTGTTTTACAGCAGGAGGTTcgcccctcattgctcactagcagctcaacacagagtgcCATCttgtcattaaaataaataaaaatatttttcttaagTTTTCATTGCACTAGCAGAATGATTAATAGgggcaaacatttttaaatagatACAGTACAGTTATCATTTTTGGAAGATAGACATAACATGTTTCTAGAAtatgaaataatgaataaaacttCTTTTTAGTGACTACTTCATAATACTTGAATATGCATTGTGTAAGTAACTGTGGcatgtaaaatagtaaaaatcaTTACTaagacaagtgattccaaatttCTAAATGGGAGTGTATGGATTGTGCTGATAACTTGATGATCAAACACTGCTATTGCTTTATTCAATAATATAGTAGTGGAAAATCTCAGAGTAGGTAATTTGTTAAAGGCGGGCAAAAAAGCTGTGGCTTTACACGTAGTCACACGCAGTCTTGTTACTGACAGACAGGAAACTGTAATAGAATATCTGGAATAAATCCAAACTGTGACACTTTTTTTCAGGAAAGAAATCTAGAAAATAGCAAAGCCTGCACATGTCTGAACTGATTCATTAATAAGAGTTAGTAATGACTTGTGCTGGCTGGCTGAAACTGGATGCTAGGTCAGTTTCCCAACTCTAACCACAAACTTCTGCTGGTATTTCCTGCTATTGAAAATACGTAATGCTGCAGTCTGCAAGGAAAGCTGTTGTATGAAAAGCTATTGTGCTGAAGAAGAAGGactatatgtatgtgtatctgtgttgaATGAATGAGGGGGAGGTTACTGTGAGTGAGTATAGTAGGTGTTCTAGGATATTAACAGCACCGGTACTACTTTAGCATACCTTAagataaaatcaacaaaaacagagaggTTAGTGACTTTTTAAGCCAGTGAGTGTAACTATGGTGTAACACATGCACTTCATAAATGACTGGCTTTTATTTCTGTAGAAGGGTAAATGGACTTAGTCACCACATACGTCCATGTTTCTTACAATTTAAGTTGTTTTCAGGTGTAAAGCACCATTAAATGACAGACTGACTGTCCTGATGGTCCTTTACAGATTTGTGTTTGTTCTGTGAGGTATGATTATGAACAATGTTAATATACCCTCATATACcctccatttttatttattatccaaaatgaccagtgaatgtACAAGTATCattagtttttatatgtaatgttcataAGACTAAAGTGGTGCTTAATCTTTTTTGCCTTACAaagccctgcatgtatctcatCACTGTGTGTGCCAAGTTTACtcgcaggccaaaacactgcagacatcAGAAGGCTGCCTAATTAAACATGCCTGATTCCGGTCATCAGCTAAATAGCAAGACCAAagcgttagatgagggtaaatgtcagcatccacagcactttggcccaggaggtccccagtttgacatggcTGCTCTAAACCATAGATGCAAAACAAAGACCGGAACTTTGGCCTCGAAATTATTCAAAATCATTGtaaatgtctcaggcatcaggcaataTACTTATAACAACATGTAATAACttgctgtgagggagcttttagagtcattaaatgctttggatgtctggttcccatcatcatcactgtgaacagttctgactctgcaTGTTTTGCATCTTAGtaaattaattatgcaaaacaTTTAGAAAGTGCACTGCATTCACTTACCGAGGGTGAACAGgcacattttgttctttttataaCTTATTCTTTAAGTTGAAAAATTATGTTCCCAATAAAAGGTACTGAAGACATACCTGAAGTATGTCGTTTTTCTAGGAATGTAAATCCTTGCTTGGTCATACCACACTACTAAAACATCAGAATGACTGTCTCCACAATTCACAATAAAAGATGCCCATATACATTACATTCTCCAGAGCACTGTTAGTAGTCGCATGTCTCATATCTTGTGTTTCATTTTTAGACTAGCAATCCCAAACCCCTATTCACACGGGCACAGCCAGGGTGACCATCACTCACAGGGAGAGCAGCCTAGCAATGTAAAACTCTAGAGGACTGGTGTTTATATAGTTGAAAGTGCCGTTATGATAAAGGTCAGTTTCCCAGGCGTAAATGCATGGTACATGCTAATGATAACTTTCAgtattttcagtattcagtattatGTCAGGTCATTGATTGTGATACATTTCAACATCTATCTACTGAATAGGATACTcacaaaaaatgcagaaattttagAATTTTATAGTCAAATAATTTCCTGTCTATGAATTATATTTGTCATATCATAAGGCCTTATAATATTCTGTAATATGTGTTTAGTATCCAGTAGTAAACTACAGAAATTGACTGACATTTGTTTTAAGATTCTTATTAGAAATTCTGTAGAAATTCCTGTAGTGTTATAGTATAAACCTTTCTCACAAGGGGACAACATAGCAAGAAAACATTCTAATTATTAATATAGtattagaaataaaatattacttatAAGACAGTTGTATAACAATCAGGGATAAAACATATCAGAGAAATATGACTAACTTACAACAGCTATCTCAGAATACAGTCGTCATATAAAAGGCTCTATATAATATCTAAAAACTTGAGTATAGCATCTTGAACTTAAGAGTAAAACCTATTTTGGTGCGATGCAGAATCATATTTAAAGGTTCTTACTCAAGTTCTCTATTGTGAAGCAgaataatttattcattcaaatgGTTGTTTGGGTCatcatggttctatgtataaTCACTGTATTTACCAAAtttacccttgaagaaccctagAGTACTCCTACAACACGTAGCATGTTTACATCTGCAGCTACAACCTGGTATATAACGCTTTTAAGGAGTAATGGTTGTAAAGATAATGATGTCCAGGAAGAACAGAATAGCATGAGGCTGAGCACAGAAGTGGTAGGGCTATTTTACGGAAGACTATTAAAACAGTTCTATCTAAGTAGGGCAGTTGATATTAAGAGTGCTGGCAACTCTACATGTTTTAGTGTGCAAGATGATGGGCACTTACCCTTCTAAAGCCTTCTGCTTCTACTTTTGCAGGGAAGCCCTGGGTCTCCTCTTACACTTGAGTTGCAGATCCATTTTTATATGTTGTTAAAAGAGCAGTTACACTGAAGCTATTGAAAGCTTTTTATGTCACCTTTGCCAAAGTCAAATGTGTTTTGGGATATATTAtaagcactctctctctctctctctctctctctctctctctctctctctctgtctctctctctctcatacccAAATGCCAAGGGCATTTGAGCCAGTTTCCCTGACATTTATTACCTAGAGATGGTTTGGTTTCTAGGAGAGGGAACAGTGTGAGATGCTTTTAGATTTGAATGCCTCCCTGCTTTCATCATCTTTACTTATATTGTCCATTCCTCATCAACATCTGATGTAGTCTGTTTTCTACTGATGTAGGAATTGCACAAATCTATTGTTGCAGCCAAATGCCCTGCTACGTGACAAAGAGCAGTGgaaagttttgttgtttttgttaatcATTGCAATACGTTAGAGATTTCATGAGCAATTTCCAGTAGGTTGGATATCATGACAGCTGCCAGGGGGCCACAGGTCAAGTTTTAGAGCTGTAAAGCATATTACTGGACGGCGAACTTTGGGTTGTCAGTGATTCATGCTCAGAGTTATCTTTTCCCCCACTCCAGTTTCtgccttttcccttttttgtctTGCTCCGTGAGCAAGAGCATGGCCGAGCATGACGGCTCCTCCCCCTCTCAGTCTtacaaagtcaaagaaaaaacaagcacTTTAAATCTCATGTGATTACAATAGCAGAGAGTTACTAACTAAAGCAGGAACTAGATcatgtgtattttttctttttatttcatgttgAGCAACAAATCAAACTAAACAAATGGAATAATTTCACATATAAAGCAGAAAAATGTTGTTATGAAAACTAGTCTTAATTATACTATACTTATAAAAACTTTAGTCAGATCTCTGAAGAGCCCAGAACACGCGTTTAGATCACATGAATACACTTCAGTAAGCACTTTTTACACCAGGTCAGTAGTTACACTTCCTGAACAATGAAGTCATAGGTATTTCAGTCACAAAGAGTGTGGAGAACCCCGGCAGTTTAGAAGCCCAGCCAGTTAGATCCAGAAATTTGTGTCACAGGCACACCCATAAGTTCTGAAGGGGAAGATTGGGGGAAGAAAGAGGTGGGTAAATTCGGGGAAATCTGTGCTGAGTAGGAAGATATTGTTTTGCTGCTGCACTGTAAAATGAGACTCTGTTAAGAAACATGCATTTATAAACAAATTAGTTCCTCTGAATTTACAGCAAAAAAGATCATACTTTGTATATTTCCAAGATTTGCTCATATCACTGAATCTGATACAAAAAAGTGCTTATAATGGAATAAACATAATTTAGCACAGGCACCTTACAGCCAGTTCAGAACACCGTGGCAtggccagttttttttttaatgtactaCCATGTGCATTTTTCATCATATTCCAGCAGTACTACACACATTGAACAAAGGTATCAATTTACATTAGAACATCAATTGATCAGGCGTTTTGGGTgggaaatagaaaaaaaagataaaaagaaaaaataagcgTATTGCACAttgaaaaacacttttacataatttgaagatgccagctgccctttgtattgtgtcaaaatttcatgacaaacacACCAATAGAAATAGTACAAAATGACTTAGactaaaatcttgttacattaactgaAGGTAAGAAATGTTTTTGCTCTCATGTACAGGTACTAttgtggaaatacaaggttttgttccacatGCCATCCTCACTGGGCTCATTTCAGTTCTTAGAACATGTC
This window of the Pygocentrus nattereri isolate fPygNat1 chromosome 2, fPygNat1.pri, whole genome shotgun sequence genome carries:
- the si:ch73-335l21.2 gene encoding RING finger domain-containing protein, translating into MSQAPASGVTSAQDEASTGGDSPEVECPVCYQEYDQYRKLPRMLECLHVFCTECLDNIQLSPLHPPDPHSPPSISCPLCRHSTPLEGGDAQSLPCNSRILAQLPPVTFRLPVSVSTRLTTVTQRVILSLESRDTRFIILPTVSLRVEQMGEGSSSPEPMEGRAVVLRSHRRSLLCVQMLVVVFWLLFVLGCVIGVVFGPNFFRN